A genomic region of bacterium contains the following coding sequences:
- a CDS encoding arginase family protein, producing MTIASEQAAARTSSRSDEQRLMDGIYWYGIPTLFRCEYDPDPQNADIALVGVPHSTGNGTTQRDQHLGPRAVRDVSAIGRRVHGQFGIDPWEMCRINDLGDVPLSEGNNNERSIEMITDFYQSIDEAGARPVSIGGDHSITGGILQAIGGHEANLTGGERACLLHFDAHTDAFHNIPHFMGAIKSAAHWASYLVTDGHVDAEHSVQVGIRGNTRSLDWLEPSYALGYEVIKKSDYDQMGAERVIETIHECIGDRPVYITFDLDCLDPTVAPGVANIEAGIDGFGMDQAMELIRSMRGRNVIGGDVVCLMPTVDLPNQITSYRSMSVMFEILSLIADRNFNRP from the coding sequence ATGACGATCGCTTCCGAACAAGCTGCCGCCCGCACCTCCTCCCGGTCAGACGAGCAGCGGCTCATGGACGGGATCTACTGGTATGGCATTCCGACGCTGTTCCGCTGCGAGTACGACCCCGACCCCCAAAACGCCGACATCGCCCTTGTGGGCGTGCCCCATAGCACCGGTAACGGCACGACCCAGCGCGACCAACATCTTGGCCCCCGGGCCGTGCGGGACGTCTCAGCCATCGGCAGGCGGGTCCACGGCCAGTTCGGCATCGATCCGTGGGAGATGTGCCGCATCAACGATCTGGGCGATGTGCCGTTGTCGGAGGGCAACAACAACGAGCGCTCCATCGAGATGATCACCGATTTCTACCAGTCGATCGACGAAGCCGGGGCGCGGCCGGTGTCCATCGGCGGCGACCATTCCATCACCGGGGGCATCCTGCAGGCCATCGGTGGCCATGAGGCCAACCTCACCGGAGGCGAGCGGGCCTGCCTGCTGCACTTCGACGCCCACACCGACGCCTTTCACAACATCCCCCACTTCATGGGAGCCATCAAGTCGGCCGCCCACTGGGCCAGCTATCTGGTTACCGACGGCCACGTCGACGCCGAGCACAGCGTGCAGGTCGGCATTCGGGGCAACACTCGCAGCCTCGACTGGCTCGAGCCCAGCTACGCGCTCGGTTACGAGGTGATCAAGAAGTCCGACTACGACCAAATGGGCGCCGAGAGGGTGATCGAGACCATCCACGAATGCATCGGCGACCGGCCGGTGTACATCACATTCGATCTCGACTGCCTCGACCCGACGGTGGCACCGGGCGTGGCCAATATCGAGGCCGGCATCGACGGCTTCGGGATGGACCAGGCCATGGAGCTCATCCGTTCGATGCGGGGCCGCAACGTGATCGGCGGCGACGTGGTCTGCCTGATGCCGACGGTGGACTTACCCAACCAGATCACCAGCTACCGCTCGATGTCGGTGATGTTTGAGATCCTCAGCCTGATTGCCGACCGAAACTTCAACCGTCCTTAA